The Paenibacillus pabuli DNA segment TCTCTTCTGCACTAAAGAGATCACTTTTTCGCTGAAATCATCTATCATGTTTTACTCTCCTCACGGTTGTCTTGAGTTATCTGGAGTAATCGTTCCGATCTGACCATCGTTCTTGATCACTCCCACTCTAACGTTATTATAGTTTCCAAACATCCATTCACCATCACCTTTAACTCTGTTTTTGGGGAGATTTGCTACGTACTCACCTGACTTTTTGATATCTTCCGCTGTCCATTCCTTAGGGAACCAAGCTTGGCCCTCTCCACTTCGCTTTGCTTTGTTTTTGTGGTTAGGTATATTACCAACTCGCACACCGTTTGGGAAAGAACCCACGACCGCTGATGAACGGCGCATGTTGATCATGTTCTATTACACCTTCCATCGGGCTGCACCTGAGAGGCTGGGACTGAACAGTATCGAAGACGGTGTGCAGCGTGTGCTGTCTTGTGAGGCATTCCGGGCAGAGCTTGTGGATATCTTCAAATATAATTTGGCTCATCTGCGATTTGTGGATAAGAGCCTACATAGGCTGTCGTAAATCCAGTCTCACGGTGGAAAATGTACGTTTTGGCGTGTAATCGTGTAACCTTCGTATCATATGAAATCTGTATTTCGGTGTTGGGCAGTTTGCTGAGTTCGACAATGGCCTTAAGGTCCGTCGCTTCCATATAGGTGGTCGTAATGATTCGCAGCTTCCCGCCACCAGATGTAAATTGCTGAAGTTGTTCCAAGAGTAGGCGAAGCCCACTGAATTTGATAAAAGACACGAGCCAGTCGATCCGGTCTGCTGTCACGATCTCTTTTTGCAACTCCAAAAGCATACTCGGCTCAGACTTTGCCCCAGTAAATAATGAGCTTTGAGCGATAGGCTTATCTGGGCGAATGATTTTAGAATTCCGTACGGCTCGTATATTGTTCAGCTTGGAATACACATGGGTCAACACTTCCCCTTGCTCATCCAACTGCAATTCGTTATATTCTTCTTCCCCCAGCGTCTCTTTTAACGTAGCGATAATTTCATTACATGTACGGATCTGTGCTAGTACTGCTGTACTATCTTCAGTTTGTTCTCTCACAATCTTCAGAGCTCGTCGGGT contains these protein-coding regions:
- a CDS encoding EndoU domain-containing protein translates to MINMRRSSAVVGSFPNGVRVGNIPNHKNKAKRSGEGQAWFPKEWTAEDIKKSGEYVANLPKNRVKGDGEWMFGNYNNVRVGVIKNDGQIGTITPDNSRQP